The uncultured Desulfobulbus sp. genome window below encodes:
- a CDS encoding metal-dependent transcriptional regulator has translation MTKKKQLSASQEDYLEAVYHIAREKKVARAKDIAKRLNVRASSVTNALRSLSSLGLINYAPYDLITLTESGQVQAKDIVARHEALANFMVQVLGVDPVEADEAACKMEHSVPKNIVNRLIQYADYITHCPRGGITWDSGFGYYCKTGCTPGGCDRNRPQQDTDDSSDDTPLSSH, from the coding sequence ATGACCAAAAAAAAACAGTTGAGCGCCAGCCAGGAAGATTACCTGGAGGCGGTATATCATATTGCCCGTGAAAAGAAAGTTGCGCGGGCCAAGGATATAGCCAAGCGGCTAAACGTGCGCGCATCGTCAGTGACGAATGCCTTGCGCTCTCTCAGCTCGCTGGGGCTTATCAATTACGCACCCTATGACCTCATTACCCTGACCGAATCCGGCCAGGTACAGGCAAAGGACATCGTTGCCCGCCATGAAGCCCTGGCCAATTTTATGGTACAGGTTTTGGGGGTTGACCCGGTCGAGGCAGATGAGGCGGCCTGTAAGATGGAACACTCCGTTCCCAAGAATATTGTCAATCGCCTGATTCAGTATGCCGACTATATTACCCACTGTCCACGTGGCGGCATCACCTGGGATTCGGGGTTTGGCTACTATTGCAAAACTGGTTGTACCCCAGGCGGTTGTGATCGTAATCGTCCCCAGCAGGACACGGATGACTCATCCGATGACACTCCATTATCCTCGCACTAA
- a CDS encoding alpha/beta hydrolase yields MDRPEITQLLFHPTKVAQNTPPEGAIDFAVSIDPDVSIACRMHAFSKEYPTLIFFHGNGEIIPDYDEIGPCYGKEGMNLLVAEYRGYGWSSGTPLTSTFLPDANTVFLRAVDWLIQEGFTAPVFVMGRSLGSACAIDIAYNHSERLAGLVIESGFARTIPLSKMLGVDLEAMGLTEEECFNNVGKIREVEKPTYILHGQYDQLIPLWQSETLQAESGARKKEFQIIPGADHNSLIAKVGQMYFQAIKKFVYDAAGLTPSWRDRRRQFKAQQSI; encoded by the coding sequence ATGGATCGTCCCGAAATCACTCAGCTGTTGTTTCATCCCACCAAGGTTGCTCAAAACACACCGCCCGAAGGAGCCATTGACTTTGCGGTTTCTATAGATCCGGATGTGAGCATCGCCTGTAGAATGCACGCCTTTTCCAAAGAGTATCCAACCTTGATTTTTTTTCATGGAAACGGCGAGATCATCCCCGACTACGATGAAATTGGTCCCTGTTATGGAAAAGAAGGGATGAATCTGCTGGTTGCCGAATACCGCGGCTACGGCTGGAGCAGCGGAACTCCTTTGACCAGCACCTTCCTCCCAGATGCCAACACCGTTTTTTTGCGGGCAGTTGACTGGCTTATCCAAGAGGGATTCACCGCGCCTGTTTTTGTTATGGGCCGTTCCCTGGGCAGTGCCTGTGCCATAGATATCGCCTACAATCACAGCGAACGTCTTGCTGGCCTGGTTATTGAGTCAGGCTTTGCCCGCACCATTCCCCTCTCAAAGATGCTGGGCGTCGATTTGGAGGCCATGGGGTTGACTGAAGAGGAATGCTTCAATAACGTGGGCAAAATTCGGGAAGTAGAAAAACCGACCTATATTTTGCACGGACAGTATGATCAGTTGATTCCGTTGTGGCAATCTGAGACCCTGCAGGCCGAGAGTGGTGCCAGAAAAAAAGAATTTCAGATCATACCAGGGGCAGATCATAACTCGCTTATAGCCAAGGTTGGCCAGATGTATTTTCAGGCTATCAAGAAATTTGTTTACGACGCAGCAGGCCTGACGCCAAGCTGGCGTGATCGAAGGCGGCAGTTTAAAGCCCAGCAGTCCATTTAA
- a CDS encoding DEAD/DEAH box helicase produces MRFEELALPEPLGKGIAEAGFTECTPIQELTLPLTLAGRDIAGKGQTGTGKTAAFLISLYKRLLDNPEGNGGQHPRALILAPTRELAVQIEQDARQLGAQCGFSIQAVYGGVDYEKQRNSLKEGIDILIGTPGRLIDYLKQKVYSLSKVEMLIIDEADRMFDLGFIGDLRFLLRRLPPFDQRQNLMFSATLNHRVMELAYEFMNMPEKVSVGGDTITADRVEEALYHVGSDEKFSLLLGLLAQENMERTMIFTNTKREGVRLQGLMEANGFTCRIISGDVAQAKRLKIMSDFKAGNLPFLIATDVASRGLHIEGVTHVVNYDLPEDPEDYVHRIGRTARAGAEGKAISLADEEGALNLEAIETYIGHAIESEWADDALYVTDFKRPPRSSRKKKPARRRKQPSNPAAGETAPNKKNASQDAQSKAPRRRRRRKVKTTPSEG; encoded by the coding sequence ATGCGATTTGAAGAACTGGCTTTGCCAGAACCCCTCGGCAAGGGTATTGCCGAAGCAGGCTTTACAGAATGCACCCCCATCCAGGAACTCACCCTTCCTCTCACCCTTGCTGGCCGCGATATCGCCGGCAAAGGCCAGACAGGTACCGGTAAAACCGCTGCCTTTCTTATCTCGCTCTACAAAAGACTTCTCGACAACCCCGAGGGCAATGGTGGCCAGCATCCCCGTGCACTGATTTTGGCACCAACCCGTGAACTGGCAGTGCAAATCGAACAGGATGCACGGCAGCTGGGGGCCCAGTGTGGTTTTTCCATTCAGGCTGTGTATGGAGGGGTCGATTATGAAAAACAGCGCAATAGCCTGAAAGAGGGGATTGATATCCTCATCGGTACCCCAGGCAGGCTGATTGATTACCTCAAGCAAAAGGTCTATAGCCTTTCCAAAGTCGAGATGCTGATCATTGATGAGGCAGATCGCATGTTTGATCTGGGATTTATAGGGGATCTTCGTTTTTTGCTCCGGCGTCTGCCCCCCTTTGATCAACGCCAGAATTTAATGTTCTCCGCCACGCTCAATCACCGGGTTATGGAGTTGGCATATGAATTCATGAACATGCCGGAGAAGGTCTCCGTCGGCGGTGACACGATTACCGCAGACAGAGTAGAGGAGGCGCTCTACCATGTGGGGAGTGACGAAAAATTTTCTCTCCTGCTCGGTCTGCTCGCCCAGGAAAATATGGAAAGGACCATGATTTTCACCAACACCAAGCGAGAAGGTGTGCGTCTGCAAGGGTTGATGGAGGCCAACGGATTTACCTGCCGAATTATTTCTGGGGATGTTGCCCAGGCCAAGCGCCTGAAAATCATGAGCGATTTCAAAGCGGGGAACCTGCCTTTTCTTATCGCCACCGATGTAGCCTCACGCGGGCTCCACATCGAAGGGGTTACCCATGTGGTCAATTATGATCTGCCGGAGGATCCAGAGGATTACGTGCACCGAATCGGGCGGACAGCCCGTGCTGGAGCCGAGGGGAAAGCCATCTCTTTGGCCGATGAAGAAGGTGCCCTTAATCTGGAAGCCATTGAGACATATATTGGGCATGCCATAGAAAGTGAATGGGCCGACGATGCGCTCTATGTCACAGACTTTAAGCGGCCTCCTCGGAGTAGCCGCAAGAAAAAGCCGGCCAGAAGAAGAAAACAGCCTTCGAACCCAGCTGCGGGAGAAACTGCACCGAACAAAAAAAATGCAAGCCAGGATGCGCAGAGTAAAGCGCCAAGGCGACGAAGAAGACGCAAGGTAAAGACCACCCCATCTGAGGGCTGA
- a CDS encoding dCMP deaminase family protein — protein MTKREGYLSWDEYFMAVAILSGQRSKDPNTQVGACVANSQNKIVGVGYNGFPWGCSDDELPWDREGHFLDTKYPYVCHAELNAVLNSITYDLRDCRLYVALFPCNECTKVIIQAGIREIIYLSDKYKESDSVRASKIMLEKSKTIYRQFTPSRNSILLNFQVD, from the coding sequence GTGACAAAACGTGAGGGGTATCTATCCTGGGATGAGTATTTTATGGCAGTTGCCATCCTTTCGGGGCAACGCTCTAAGGACCCCAACACCCAGGTAGGGGCCTGCGTTGCCAACAGTCAAAATAAGATTGTGGGTGTCGGCTACAACGGTTTTCCCTGGGGATGCTCAGACGACGAGTTGCCCTGGGACCGTGAGGGGCACTTTCTCGATACCAAGTACCCTTATGTCTGCCATGCAGAGCTCAATGCCGTGCTCAATTCCATCACCTATGATTTACGGGACTGCCGCCTTTATGTGGCCCTTTTTCCCTGTAATGAGTGCACCAAGGTGATCATTCAGGCTGGCATTCGTGAAATTATCTATCTTTCGGATAAATACAAAGAGAGTGACTCGGTCCGGGCGTCAAAAATTATGCTCGAGAAATCTAAGACCATTTACCGTCAATTTACGCCATCCAGGAATTCTATTCTCCTTAATTTTCAAGTGGATTGA
- a CDS encoding LbtU family siderophore porin yields MYRAITRALLGATLLLSIQCPQLCAAKQQLVVQPLHIHLGKYTPLFNQFYIPMGNKHYTSVGEPPKTEQAWLKRDKKIKDSLPANGLEQLLNAEAEDAEIPICYRYSMDPSSSVIAGVGWIYDIADTTGMAETFAEMGFDTTERMGALNLILGYSFNSFTLTGGYIHAIEARDQLEEASQNGQEKDPTAWHSQLAYNTRFFNHPALIAVGYQKSSETLCQYLPEERYTTKASILLRDHTTLSFEYYQDREYASVNSGNAYGITTKLGFHF; encoded by the coding sequence ATGTACCGAGCAATAACCAGAGCATTATTGGGAGCAACCTTGCTTCTCAGTATCCAATGCCCGCAGCTTTGCGCCGCAAAACAACAGCTGGTGGTACAACCGCTGCATATTCACCTGGGTAAATACACCCCCCTGTTCAATCAGTTTTACATCCCCATGGGCAACAAACACTACACGAGTGTAGGCGAGCCCCCCAAGACGGAACAGGCTTGGCTCAAGCGCGATAAAAAAATTAAGGATTCCCTTCCAGCCAATGGTCTTGAGCAGTTATTGAACGCGGAAGCAGAAGATGCAGAAATCCCTATTTGCTATCGCTACAGCATGGATCCCAGCAGCTCCGTCATTGCTGGAGTTGGCTGGATTTATGACATTGCCGACACGACGGGAATGGCAGAAACTTTTGCTGAAATGGGCTTCGACACGACCGAGCGCATGGGAGCTCTCAACCTTATCCTGGGCTATAGCTTTAACTCTTTTACCTTAACCGGGGGCTACATTCATGCCATAGAGGCCCGCGATCAGCTAGAGGAAGCCAGTCAGAATGGTCAGGAAAAGGATCCTACAGCCTGGCATAGTCAGCTTGCCTACAACACGCGTTTTTTCAACCATCCAGCGCTGATTGCCGTGGGCTATCAAAAATCTTCGGAAACGCTCTGTCAGTATCTTCCTGAAGAGCGTTACACCACCAAGGCTTCGATACTGCTTCGTGACCATACCACCCTTTCTTTCGAATACTATCAAGATAGAGAGTACGCCAGCGTCAATAGTGGCAATGCTTATGGCATAACCACCAAGTTAGGCTTTCATTTCTAG